In Carboxydocella sporoproducens DSM 16521, the genomic stretch GGTGGAGGCAGCCCAGCATCCAAAGATAAAAATTTATACTCTGGCGGAAGTAGCTAAGGTTGAGGGCTATCTGGGCAATTTTACTGTTACCGTTCACCAGAAACCACGGTATATAGATCTGGCCAGATGTTCCGGGTGCGGCATTTGTGAAAGTAAGTGCCCGAGCAAGGTAGCCAGTGAATTTGAACAGGGCCTGAGCATGCGACCAGCCATTTATAGACCTTTTCCCCAGGCTGTACCCAATAAACCGGTTATCGATGCTAGAAATTGCCGTAAAATTCAGGAAAATAAATGTGGTCTCTGTGCTAAAATTTGTCCCAATGGAGCTATTGATTACACTCAACAGGAGGAATTGATCCAGGAACAGGTAGGAGCGATTGTGGTAGCTACCGGTTATGAGCTTTTTGACTGGACCAGATATGAGGAATATGGCGGGGGTAGATACCGGGATGTCATCAGCGGTTTACAACTGGAACGCCTGTTAAATGCATCCGGACCTACCGGCGGCAAAATCCTGCGGCCTTCTGACGGTAAAGTTCCCCGGAGTGTGGTTCTGGTCAAATGTGTCGGTTCCCGGGACTACCGGAAAGGCAAGAGTTATTGTTCCAGAGCCTGTTGCATGTATACTGCCAAACATGCAATGCAAATCAAGGAAAAAATCCCGTCAGCGGAGGTCTATGTCTTTTATATGGATGTGCGAACTGCCGGTAAGATGTATGAGGAATTTTACCTGAGGGCAGTAGAGGAATATGGGGTTAATTACCTGCGTGGCAGAGTCGCCAAAATTTATGAACGAGATAACAGATTGATCGTCTGGGGTGAAGATACCCTCAGCGGGCAGAAGGTAGAAATCGCGGCTGATCTGGTGGTTCTGGCTACCGGAATGGTACCGGCTGCCGGTGCGGAACAGCTGGCCCAGATTTGCAGCTTCGCTGCGGACAGCAATGGCTTTTACATGGAAGCTCACCCCAAATTGAGGCCAGTTGAAACCAATACTGCTGGCATATTTTTAGCCGGTTGCTGTCAGGGGCCCAAAGATATCCCGGACACAGTGGCGCATGCCAGTGCAGCGGCCAGCAAAGTAACAGCCCTCTTTGCCCAGCAACATCTGGTAACCAATCCGATGGTTGCAGAAGTAAATGAGCAGCTTTGTTCAGGATGTATGCATTGTCAAAGCATATGTCCCTATCATGCTTTAGAGTTCAAGGAAAGCCAGGGGCGATGGGTGACTATGGTAAATAAAGGGCTCTGTCAGGGCTGTGGTGCCTGTACCGTTGCCTGTCGTTCCGGGGCGTTGAATCTCAGTGGTTACACCAATGAGCAATTGCTGGCGGAGGTGGTCTGGGCATGTCAGTAAAGGAATGGCAGCCTAAAATCATTGGATTTTGCTGTAACTGGTGTAGTTATGCCGGGGCAGACCTGGCAGGGATTAGCCGCTTGCAACAACCGCCTAATGTCAGGGTCATCCGGGTGCCCTGTTCCGGCAGGGTAAATCCGCAATTTATTCTTAAAGCTTTTCAGCATGGGGCCGATGGGGTACTGGTGGCTGGCTGTCATCCGGGTGACTGTCATTATGCTACTGGTAACTATTTCACGCGCAGAAGATTTTTGATTTTCAAGCGATTACTGGAATATGTAGGCTATGAACCGGGTCGGTTGAGAGCCCGCTGGATATCAGGAGCGGAAGGGCAAAAATTCGCTTCTACTACCCGGGAAATGGTAGAAGAGATTAAACTGCTAGGCCCCAATCGACGATTGAGGTGAAATTCGATGAATTTGGATTATTTAAAAACGCTGGTAGTAGTGGCTGAATGCAGGAATTTAACGGAAGCAGCTGAGAGATTGGGAGTTTCCCAGCCAGCAGTTACCAAACAGATTAAGGTGCTAGAGGAAAGGCTGAATACCAGACTGCTGATCAGGGGCAAAAAAAATCTGGAATTAACAGAAGCCGGTATTTTGCTGGAACTTTATGGACGGGAGTTGCTTCAGCTCTGGGAGAAGGCCCAGCTGGATTTGTGTAAACTCAGCTGCCAGCAGGCAAAACAGAGGCTAAGGATTGCCAGCATGATTAAAGGCCCTTTTCTGACCTGGTTACTGGAAAATTTTAAGAAGATTTATCCACGGGTCCCTGTTGAACAGGTGGAGGGATCCCTGGATTTTCTAACCGCCAGTAAAGATATTCTGGTTATCAGTGCTGAAAGACTGAAGATCCCGGAGTACACAGGCGAAGCAGTTTATCGAGATAAACTAGTTCTGCTGACAGCTAAAAAACATCCCCTTGCCAGTCTAAAAACCATTAATTTTTATGAACTTGCCCGCCAACGGATTTTTACGCTAAAAGCAAGTTATCCTTTTGCTATGGTTGCGGGTAAACATAACATTAATTGCAGTCAGGTCATCACTCTGGACAGTCTGGATGCTGTTTTAACAGCTGCCAGAACAGGACAGGGCGTAGCCCTGGTGCCGAAAAGGGTGACTCTGGCTTATTACCAGGCTAATATGCTGCTGCAAGAGCTTAAGGTTATAGGCTTTCAGGGGGAATACCAGCTCTGGGCAAATTATCCGGAAAGGGAATTTGCAGCAGCAGCTAGCTTCATGGCTTTTTTAAAAAATTCCCTGACTCAGGAAAAAATCGCCGCTTACTTTGCCAGTTCCGACCAGGGCTCAGAACGAATCCAGACCGGGGTCCAGATGCTAACCCGGGAAAAAAGCTCTTCGATATGCTGATTGTGGAGGCGCACACAGCCATTGGAAACGGCCAGGCCGATTGAAGCGGGATTGTTAGTACCATGAATACCGTATTTACCCCGGGGGACGAAATGAAAGGTTAGCCAGCGGCTGCCCAGGATGCCCCCGGGATTGATTATTTTCTCCAGTATACGAAAATTACCCTGCGGGGTCGGAGTCTGGGGTTTGCCGATGGCAATAGGGTAGATGGCCAGGGGCTTGCCATTTTGCAGGAGATAAAGTTTGCGGACAGAGAGGGAGATATAGATACCATTCATATCCCTTCCTCCTCTTGTATCTCTTTAAAATTTATGGCACAATATAGGGGCTAGATGCGAAAATGTTGTTACAAGGAGTGGCAGTTGGTGCGCCATAATGGTTTCTATATCTTTCTTGCCATTTTTTTAAGCATCTATGTTTTGCTTAATTATTACGTTGGCCGGCGGGGCTGGCTGCTGTTCAGTTACTGGTTCCCCTGGCTGGACAGAAAGTTTTACTGGGTTGTTTTCTGGTTACTGGCGCTTGCCTATCTAATTGGAAGACTGGGCAAAAGGTTTTTACCATGGCTGGACAGCTGGGGATTTACTATGCTGGGATCCTGGTGGATGGGAGCATTTTATTATTTACTCCTGAGCTTAATTATTTTTGATCTGATTAAATTTGTACTGGGACGGATGGGTTTATGGCCGAATTCGCTGACACCTATTCTAGGCCTGGGGCTTTTTCTGTTTATTGTCGGGCTGTTAGTCTACGGTTTTTACAATGCCCGCCAGCCAGTGGTGCGTACCTATGCGGTCAATATCAATAAGCCAGGTGGGCAACTGGACAGCTTGAAGGTCGTTATGCTCAGCGACCTGCACCTGGGACGGATCAATCACAAACAGCGTCTGGAACAGGCTGTCCGGCAAATCAATACCATCAAGCCGGACCTGGTGTTACTAGTAGGAGATATTATTGATGAAGATACCGCTCCTTTTATCGAACAAAAGATGGCGGACGCCTTTCGCCAGCTTCATTCCCGCTATGGGGTTTATGCTGTCACCGGTAATCATGAATATATCGGAGGTGAAGCGGAAAGAGCAGTGGCAGCCTTAAGGGAAGCAGGCATTACCGTATTAAGGGATGAGGCTGTATTCGTAGCAAACAGTCTCTACCTGATTGGCCGGGAAGATCAGGTAAAGGAACGATTTACCGGTAAAAAAAGAAAACCCTTAGCGGAAATAATCAAGAACCTGGACCGCCATAAACCCATGCTGCTGATGGACCATCAACCCCGGCAACTGGAGGAAAGTTTAATGGCAGGTATAGACCTGCAGGTCTCCGGACATACCCATCGCGGTCAGCTCTGGCCTAATAATTATTTAACCAGTCGTATCTATGAAGTGGACTGGGGCTATTATCGCAAAGGTTCGTTGCAGGTGGTAGTGTCTTCTGGCTATGGTACCTGGGGGCCACCTTTCCGCATAGGCAATCAGCCGGAAATTGTGGTTTTGCAGCTATCCTTTCAGAAATAAAAAAGGCTTGCTCCGTTAGGCGAGCAAGCCTTTTTTGATGACCAGGGGCAGTCCTCCCAGTTTATAGAGGTAGCGGATAGCTACTGCTTCTTTCAGAATATGACCGATCAGGCCAGTGGCCCGGTATTTTTTGACCTTACCCACAGCATAACGGCGTCCCAGGGACGCTACCACTCCCCGATGAATAAATCGGAAGGGAGTAAGGGGTTGCCCTGTCAGCAAGTTAACCAGGTTTTCCCCTACATGCTCAGCTTGCTGTAAAGCGACCTGAGCAGTAGGGGGGAGAGGTTTTCCTTCCGGACCGAATGGCAAAGAACAGTCACCGATGACGAAAATGTTTTCCCAGCCCTGGGCCCGGTTAAATGCATCCACAGGGGTACGGCCTCGCTGAACAGGGAAGCCGCTCGCTTCGACGACACGATTGCCCCGGACGCCGCCGGTCCAGATGATGGTACCGGTGTGGATTTGCCGGCCTGATTTAAGACAAACCAGCTCGGATTCCACGTGATGAATGGGGTCCTGGGTTATAAGTTCGATGCCTTTGGCGGCCATAATTTGAGCTGCCTGTTCACAGAGGAAGGCATCATTGCCCGGCAAAACACAGGGAGCAGCTTCGATATTAATGATTTTGGTTTTTTCGACCGGGATATCATAGCGACGGGCCAGTTCCGGCAACCAGTCGGCCAGCTCAGTAGCCAGTTCTACCCCGGTAAACCCGGCGCCACCGATGACGAAGGTCAGCAGGTGTTTTTGTTCTGGCTCAGCTTTGTAGCGGGCCAGGGCGTTGGCAATGTGAGTATGGATCAAGCGGGCCCCATTTAAACTGTGCAAGGTCAGGGCATGGTCAGCCAGGCCGGGAATGCCGAAATACTCTGGCTCACTGCCCAGAGCGATAATCAGATAATCATAGCTGAGGACAGTGCCATCACTCAGGTGTACTTGCTGGCGTTCCCGATCTATGCTGGAGACAATCCCCTTGTGAAACCGGACCCGGTTTAAATCCAGCACTTCTGCGATTTCTACCCGCACATCTTCAAAATCATTGCGTCCGGCGGCGGGTTCATGGATTTGCGCCAGAAACTGATGGTAAGAGTGTTTATTGACCAGGATTATTTCCGCCTGTTCGGGGGGCAGTTTTTTGGAGAGCTTTTTGGCGCAAATCATGCCTGCATAGCCTGCGCCCAAAATCAGAATACGGGGTTTTGTTTGCATAGTCATTGCCAGACTCCTTTCCGATATGTGAAAGTGTGTACTTGCATTAGTTGTTGCTAACAATTATAACCCCACTATTCCTATTTGGCAAGTATATTTTTAACAAAAACGGGGCCAGTCCTTGAAGACCGGCTGATAGCCTTTACTTAACAACATCCTTTTTATTTCTTCTACAGGTCTTTCATCAGCAACACTGAACTGTCCAGCGCTGGCATCGGCTTCAACGGCATAACCCCCAACAGTGGTTTTGGAACCGGCGGACATAGAAGTGATACCTAGAGGCACCAGGTGATCCCGCAATTCTGCTCGCTCTCGGGTGGAGAGGGTTAGGCCAGCCTGGGGCAGAAAAAGACGAAAAGCCAGGATTATTTGGACTAATTCCCGGTCACTGACCGGATAGGGGGGCTGACTGCCTGGCAGTGGTCTTAACCTGGGAACTGAAAGAGCGATTTCCACTTCCGGGTATTTTTTTTGCAAGTAATAGGCATGCAGTCCAGCCAGAAAGGCTTCCATCCGCCATGGTCCCAGGCCCAGCAGAGCACCCAGGTTGACCCGGCGCATGCCCGCCCGGCAAGCTCGTTCCGGTGCGTCCAGCCGGAAATGGTAATCCTTTTTGGGCCCGGCCAGATGATAGCGGGCATAAAGCTCAGGATCATATACTTCCTGATAGATGGTCAAACTGTCTGCCCCGGCTGTTACCATCTGCCGGTATTCCGCCTCGGTCAGAGGGTAAACTTCCAGTCCCAGAGAGGAGAAATAGGGTTTTAGTATGTTAATACATTCAGCCAGATACTCCAGACTGGCATGACGGCGCGATTCGCCGGTTAGCAGCAGGAGATGGCGAAATCCGGCGGCAGCCAGAGTTTGCCCCTCTTGCCAGACCTCTTCCCTGGTCAGAGTACGTCGGGGCAGGGATTGACCGGCATGAAAATGGCAATAAGTGCATTTGTTAACACAGTAATTGCTGAGATAGAGGGGTGTATATAAAAGGATATTACGACCAAAATGTTTCATGGTCAGGGCATGGGCCCGCTGGGCCATTTCTTCCAGTAGTCCGCCGGCAGCGGGGGAGAGCAGGAGCAAAAACTCCAGGGGATGGAGGGAGTTTTTGCCCAGCAAGGCCCTGATTTGTTCCGGACGGGCAGTTGTCAGCCGTTCTTCCAGATTGGCGGCGGTATAGGTTTGAGCATAATCGAAAAAACTCATTTTTATTCACCTCAATCCAGGAAACCGGTCAGGGGGGAGCTGGCCCGGGCCAGGCTGGATTCCGGACCCAGTCCGGCCAGATAAGCTGTTCGTCCCGCTTCTACCGCCTGCCGGAAGGCAGCAGCCATTGCCACCGGGTCCCGGGCAGTGGCTATGGCAGTATTGAGCAGGACGGCAGCGGCGCCCATTTCCAGGGCTTCAGCAGCATGGGAGGGACGGCCGATCCCGGCATCCACAATCACTGGAACCTGGCACTCCTCGATCATAATGCCAATCAGCTCTCTGGTTTTCAGGCCCCGGTTAGTACCAATAGGGGCACCCAGGGGCATGACAGCGGCAGCTCCGGCTGCTTCCATGGCTTTGGCCATCATCAGGTCAGGAGACATATAGGGCAGAACGGTAAAGCCTTCTTTGGCCAGAATTTCCGTCGCTTTTAAAGTTTCGTAATTATCAGGCAACAAATATTTCTGGTCGGGGATTACTTCAATTTTAATCCAGTCACCGCAACCAGCTGCACGGGCCAGACGGGCCAGGCGCACCGCTTCCTCGGCATTACGGGCTCCGGAAGTATTGGGCATAAGGATAATGTCTTTGGGAAGATAATCCAGGATATTATCTTCCGGGTGGGTAAAGTCCACCCGCCGCAGAGCTACGGTAACAACCTGAGCCCCGGCAGCGGCAATTACTTCCGGCATGAGGGTATGGGGCAATTTGCCACTGCCGATAAAGAGCCGGCTATTGAGAGTATAGCGACCGATTTGCAACTGATCAGCCATAGTCTTAACCTCCTCCTAAAAATTTCACGATTTCCACCTGATCGCCCGGATTTAATGCCACTTCTGCGAAGCGGTTGCGGTCGATAATTTCCCGATTTACTTCCACAACCACCAGCTGGGGATTGAGGTTTTTGCTGGCCAGTAAGGCGGCGATAGTAGTGCCCGCTTCAATCGAAGTCGGTTGGCCGTTCAGGAGAATTTCCACCATAAAACCTACCTCCTTTGACAGATGCATTCAGGCTTAACGGCAAAGGGCAGGGTGCGGGCCGTCATGTCGAGGCCATCAAAAATGAACAAACGTCCGGTCAAGAGCTGGCCGGCACCCAGCAAAAACTTTATCGCTTCCTGGGCCTGGATGGTTCCCAGGGTACCGGCGACGGCACCCAGAATTCCCACCGTTTTGCTGGTGGGAGTAATTTCCGGCGGGGGAGCCGCCTGGAAGAAGCAACGCAGACAAGGAGTCTGGCCGCCTGGCACCCAGGTCAGAGTTTGCCCTTCCCAGGCCAGGACACCGGCGTGGGAAAAGGGGATTCCCGCCTGAACACAGAGGTCATTGATCAGGAATTTGGTATCGAAGTTATCACTGGCATCAATAACAAAATCATATTGGTACTCCCGGACCAGGGTCAACAGATTATCAGCGGTAATGCGCTCCTGGTGCAGGTTAACCTGTAAATCGGGATAAAAGTCCTGCAGAGTGCGGGCGGCCGAGGTGGTCTTGGGCCAACCCAGGCGGTGACTGCCATGTAAAATCTGACGATTGAGGTTGGAGTCTTCAACCCGATCATTATCGGCCAGCCCCAGGGTGCCGACACCGGCAGCAGCCAGGTAATAGGTAACGGCCGAGCCCAGGCCCCCGCAACCGATAACCAGCACCCGACCCTGTTTTAATTTGGCCTGCCCTTCCGGGCCGATTTCCGGCATCACCAGCTGGCGTTCAAAACGTGAGCTATTCATGCCTTTCTACCTCCGGCCACGAAATTTTTCAGCTCCCGGGCGGCAGCTGTTACATCAGGGGCGGCTACCACAGCGGATATGACAGCTACATTGCGGGCACCGGCAGCCAGTACTTGCTGGATATTACCGGCATTAATACCCCCGATGGCAACAAAGGGGACAGATAATTCCCGGGCTACACGCTGTACCAGGCTCAGGCCTACAGGTTTTTCCGCATCGGGTTTGGAACTGGTGGGGAAAACGGGTCCAACCCCGATATAGTCTACCGGCAGTTTACTGGCAGCCAGGGCCTGTTCCCAGGAATGGGTGGAAAGGCCGATGATCTTATCTGGTCCCATGATTTGCCGGGCCATGGTAACCGGCAGGTCATCCTGGCCTAAATGCACACCATCGGCATCAACGGCCAAAGCAATATCCACCCTGTCGTTGACGATAAAGGTGGCTCCATAGCGGTGGGCCAGTTCCTTGAGGGCCAGACCAGCAGCTACCAGCTCGCGGCCGGACAGATTCTTTTCCCGCAGCTGTATCACGGTGGCTCCACCGACCAGGGCAGCTTCCATCACTGCCAGCAATTCCCTGCCCTGAGCCAGATGCTGGCCGCTGATTACATACAGGGATAAATCCAGTTTTTTCATGCACATCCTCCTCCCCTAAGAAATAAGCACCTGACCGGGTCGGTCAGGTGCAGTGTAAGCAAAAAGCGCTGATCTTTTCACCTACCTTCCCTCCGCCGGTATTATCCGTCTCAGGTTCAAAGGGTTAGAACGGTTCATCGCCCGTCCTTCTCAGCCCGGCTCAACGAGCACCCCCAGGTAGTATCACTATTGCTTTTTTTCATTATATACCAGAATCCATTAAGCAGGCAATAGTCTTTTTGCGATCACTAGAACCTGTTGTCCCTGTCTAATCCCGGCAGCATTGGCCTCATCGGTATCGAGATGAAAGTCGGGCAGATAATCCCTGGAAACCCTGACCAGGACGTTATTGAATACCACTTCTTTTTCCCCTTCTGCTAATATCTGCAGGCGATCCCCGTCTTCCAGGCCATGCTGCCGGGCGGTAGCCGGGTCCAGATGCAGGTGGGGTGCGGCCTTGATAACCCCAAAAGGCAGGTCGACAGAACCCCGGGGTCCCACCAGAACGATGCCGGGAGTACCATCCAGATCCCCGGAATCCCGAATGGGTGGATCCAGTCCCAGCTGATAAGCATCGGTGCCGGAGAGTTCCACCTGGTTATAAGGGCGGCAGGGACCTAAAATCCGCACTTCCTCCAGGACACCCTTAGGGCCGACCAGAGTGAGGGTTTCCTGGGCGGCATACTGGCCCGGTTGACTGAGGGGTTTGGCCGGAGTGAGCTGATAGCCGGGGCCAAACAGTTCCTCCAGGTCGCGCTGGGTTAAATGGATATGGCGGGCAGAGATACCGACCGGTACCGGCCAGGGCTCGGGATAGGGCTCCAGATAAGGAGAGATGAAAACAGGGGCGGCTATTTCAGCTGGCAAAATTTCTTCTCTCACCAAGGGATACACCTCCTCCATTGTTAGGTTTAACCGCGCAAGTATCTTGCATACATCTAAAAAAGACTTGTCAGCAGGTATGTACTTGTTATAACATAGTAACTATAAGCTAAAGTCTGTGCAGAAACAGGGGTGGTAAAAATGAAAAAATCCAATCGCGCTATTGTAACGGTATTAGGACAGGACCGGGTAGGTATCATTGCCGGGGTAACGGGAGTTCTGGCTGGCTATAATGTCAATATTCTGGACATTCGGCAAACCATTATGCAGGAATTCTTTACCATGATGATGCTGGTAGACCTGGAAGAGGCCACTATAGATTTTTCTGCCCTGGCGGCGGCCCTGGATGCCAAAGGCCAGGAACTGGGAGTGCAGGTTCGCATTCAGCAGGAAGATATTTTCCGCTATATGCACCGGATTTAAGAAGGGGGACGGCGAACATGCTAACCAACAGAGAAATTCTGGAGACCATCCGGATGGTGCAGGAAGAAAACCTGGATATTCGGACCATTACTATGGGCATCAGTTTGCGGGATTGTGCTCATGAAGACATAAAGGAAGTACGGCGGCGTATTTATGACAAAATCACGACCAGGGCGGCCCGGCTGGTGGCGGTGGGGGAAGAGCTGGAAAGGGAATATGGTATTCCCATTGTTAACAAACGTATTTCCGTTACGCCCATCGCTCTGGTGGGAGAAGCCTGCCGGGCCGATGATTATACGGAACTGGCCCTGGCGCTGGATGAAGCAGCCAGAGAGGTTGGGGTCAATTTTATCGGTGGCTTTTCCGCCCTGGTTCATAAAGGTTTTACCAAAGGGGATATTAACTTGATCAAGTCCATTCCCCGGGCACTGGCCCAGACGGAACTGGTTTGCTCTTCCGTCAATGTCGGGACCACCCGGGCAGGGATCAACATGGATGCTGTTGCCTGGATGGGGCAAATCATCAAAGAAACCGCTCAGCTAACTGCTGACCGGGATGGTCTTGGCTGTGCCAAGCTGGTGGTTTTTTGCAATGCTACTGAGGACAATCCTT encodes the following:
- a CDS encoding thiazole synthase; translation: MADQLQIGRYTLNSRLFIGSGKLPHTLMPEVIAAAGAQVVTVALRRVDFTHPEDNILDYLPKDIILMPNTSGARNAEEAVRLARLARAAGCGDWIKIEVIPDQKYLLPDNYETLKATEILAKEGFTVLPYMSPDLMMAKAMEAAGAAAVMPLGAPIGTNRGLKTRELIGIMIEECQVPVIVDAGIGRPSHAAEALEMGAAAVLLNTAIATARDPVAMAAAFRQAVEAGRTAYLAGLGPESSLARASSPLTGFLD
- the pduL gene encoding phosphate propanoyltransferase gives rise to the protein MREEILPAEIAAPVFISPYLEPYPEPWPVPVGISARHIHLTQRDLEELFGPGYQLTPAKPLSQPGQYAAQETLTLVGPKGVLEEVRILGPCRPYNQVELSGTDAYQLGLDPPIRDSGDLDGTPGIVLVGPRGSVDLPFGVIKAAPHLHLDPATARQHGLEDGDRLQILAEGEKEVVFNNVLVRVSRDYLPDFHLDTDEANAAGIRQGQQVLVIAKRLLPA
- a CDS encoding NAD(P)/FAD-dependent oxidoreductase, with amino-acid sequence MTMQTKPRILILGAGYAGMICAKKLSKKLPPEQAEIILVNKHSYHQFLAQIHEPAAGRNDFEDVRVEIAEVLDLNRVRFHKGIVSSIDRERQQVHLSDGTVLSYDYLIIALGSEPEYFGIPGLADHALTLHSLNGARLIHTHIANALARYKAEPEQKHLLTFVIGGAGFTGVELATELADWLPELARRYDIPVEKTKIINIEAAPCVLPGNDAFLCEQAAQIMAAKGIELITQDPIHHVESELVCLKSGRQIHTGTIIWTGGVRGNRVVEASGFPVQRGRTPVDAFNRAQGWENIFVIGDCSLPFGPEGKPLPPTAQVALQQAEHVGENLVNLLTGQPLTPFRFIHRGVVASLGRRYAVGKVKKYRATGLIGHILKEAVAIRYLYKLGGLPLVIKKGLLA
- a CDS encoding hydrogenase iron-sulfur subunit, with protein sequence MSVKEWQPKIIGFCCNWCSYAGADLAGISRLQQPPNVRVIRVPCSGRVNPQFILKAFQHGADGVLVAGCHPGDCHYATGNYFTRRRFLIFKRLLEYVGYEPGRLRARWISGAEGQKFASTTREMVEEIKLLGPNRRLR
- the thiE gene encoding thiamine phosphate synthase, translating into MKKLDLSLYVISGQHLAQGRELLAVMEAALVGGATVIQLREKNLSGRELVAAGLALKELAHRYGATFIVNDRVDIALAVDADGVHLGQDDLPVTMARQIMGPDKIIGLSTHSWEQALAASKLPVDYIGVGPVFPTSSKPDAEKPVGLSLVQRVARELSVPFVAIGGINAGNIQQVLAAGARNVAVISAVVAAPDVTAAARELKNFVAGGRKA
- a CDS encoding metallophosphoesterase translates to MRHNGFYIFLAIFLSIYVLLNYYVGRRGWLLFSYWFPWLDRKFYWVVFWLLALAYLIGRLGKRFLPWLDSWGFTMLGSWWMGAFYYLLLSLIIFDLIKFVLGRMGLWPNSLTPILGLGLFLFIVGLLVYGFYNARQPVVRTYAVNINKPGGQLDSLKVVMLSDLHLGRINHKQRLEQAVRQINTIKPDLVLLVGDIIDEDTAPFIEQKMADAFRQLHSRYGVYAVTGNHEYIGGEAERAVAALREAGITVLRDEAVFVANSLYLIGREDQVKERFTGKKRKPLAEIIKNLDRHKPMLLMDHQPRQLEESLMAGIDLQVSGHTHRGQLWPNNYLTSRIYEVDWGYYRKGSLQVVVSSGYGTWGPPFRIGNQPEIVVLQLSFQK
- a CDS encoding ACT domain-containing protein translates to MKKSNRAIVTVLGQDRVGIIAGVTGVLAGYNVNILDIRQTIMQEFFTMMMLVDLEEATIDFSALAAALDAKGQELGVQVRIQQEDIFRYMHRI
- the thiS gene encoding sulfur carrier protein ThiS; translated protein: MVEILLNGQPTSIEAGTTIAALLASKNLNPQLVVVEVNREIIDRNRFAEVALNPGDQVEIVKFLGGG
- the thiH gene encoding 2-iminoacetate synthase ThiH, translating into MSFFDYAQTYTAANLEERLTTARPEQIRALLGKNSLHPLEFLLLLSPAAGGLLEEMAQRAHALTMKHFGRNILLYTPLYLSNYCVNKCTYCHFHAGQSLPRRTLTREEVWQEGQTLAAAGFRHLLLLTGESRRHASLEYLAECINILKPYFSSLGLEVYPLTEAEYRQMVTAGADSLTIYQEVYDPELYARYHLAGPKKDYHFRLDAPERACRAGMRRVNLGALLGLGPWRMEAFLAGLHAYYLQKKYPEVEIALSVPRLRPLPGSQPPYPVSDRELVQIILAFRLFLPQAGLTLSTRERAELRDHLVPLGITSMSAGSKTTVGGYAVEADASAGQFSVADERPVEEIKRMLLSKGYQPVFKDWPRFC
- a CDS encoding CoB--CoM heterodisulfide reductase iron-sulfur subunit A family protein gives rise to the protein MGKTGVFVCWCGSNIGGVVNVPQVVEAVRSLPGVVLATDHKYTCSEPGQQMIISAIQEHGLERVVVASCSPRMHELTFRKTLKRAGLNPYMLEMANLREHCSWIHSHLPQLATEKAIALVKKAIAKVSRAKPLFEDFLPINKRALVIGGGIAGLQAALDIAEHGYEVVLVEKEPTIGGKMAALDKTFPTLDCSACICTPKMVEAAQHPKIKIYTLAEVAKVEGYLGNFTVTVHQKPRYIDLARCSGCGICESKCPSKVASEFEQGLSMRPAIYRPFPQAVPNKPVIDARNCRKIQENKCGLCAKICPNGAIDYTQQEELIQEQVGAIVVATGYELFDWTRYEEYGGGRYRDVISGLQLERLLNASGPTGGKILRPSDGKVPRSVVLVKCVGSRDYRKGKSYCSRACCMYTAKHAMQIKEKIPSAEVYVFYMDVRTAGKMYEEFYLRAVEEYGVNYLRGRVAKIYERDNRLIVWGEDTLSGQKVEIAADLVVLATGMVPAAGAEQLAQICSFAADSNGFYMEAHPKLRPVETNTAGIFLAGCCQGPKDIPDTVAHASAAASKVTALFAQQHLVTNPMVAEVNEQLCSGCMHCQSICPYHALEFKESQGRWVTMVNKGLCQGCGACTVACRSGALNLSGYTNEQLLAEVVWACQ
- a CDS encoding HesA/MoeB/ThiF family protein — translated: MNSSRFERQLVMPEIGPEGQAKLKQGRVLVIGCGGLGSAVTYYLAAAGVGTLGLADNDRVEDSNLNRQILHGSHRLGWPKTTSAARTLQDFYPDLQVNLHQERITADNLLTLVREYQYDFVIDASDNFDTKFLINDLCVQAGIPFSHAGVLAWEGQTLTWVPGGQTPCLRCFFQAAPPPEITPTSKTVGILGAVAGTLGTIQAQEAIKFLLGAGQLLTGRLFIFDGLDMTARTLPFAVKPECICQRR
- a CDS encoding L,D-transpeptidase, with translation MNGIYISLSVRKLYLLQNGKPLAIYPIAIGKPQTPTPQGNFRILEKIINPGGILGSRWLTFHFVPRGKYGIHGTNNPASIGLAVSNGCVRLHNQHIEELFSRVSIWTPVWIRSEPWSELAK
- a CDS encoding LysR family transcriptional regulator, translating into MNLDYLKTLVVVAECRNLTEAAERLGVSQPAVTKQIKVLEERLNTRLLIRGKKNLELTEAGILLELYGRELLQLWEKAQLDLCKLSCQQAKQRLRIASMIKGPFLTWLLENFKKIYPRVPVEQVEGSLDFLTASKDILVISAERLKIPEYTGEAVYRDKLVLLTAKKHPLASLKTINFYELARQRIFTLKASYPFAMVAGKHNINCSQVITLDSLDAVLTAARTGQGVALVPKRVTLAYYQANMLLQELKVIGFQGEYQLWANYPEREFAAAASFMAFLKNSLTQEKIAAYFASSDQGSERIQTGVQMLTREKSSSIC